A genome region from Paracholeplasma morum includes the following:
- a CDS encoding YidC/Oxa1 family membrane protein insertase, which produces MKNHKKVLMLFVLAGILVFLSGCSGDTTKPIVAGEGNWFEWILVTPIAWLMAFFGKLFNNSFAMGIIFSTIIVRTIAWPIYAKSNDLSIKMAVAQPEMQRIQAKYATRKDPESQQKMQMEMMGIYKKYGINFMGCLMPFLQMPLFLAMYQVVQRIYLGGGTYAENVSNIKFLGMRLDVAGNMSAIFGQKGDLGGWILAIIVAVTMWYLNHLATKKPSYAKNTASHNPQASQAEQTQKMMKYMQYFMIFMMFSLSLQRNSLALYWVVGNIYSIIQNLINRKLNEVKYEKMKNKDLVG; this is translated from the coding sequence ATGAAAAATCATAAGAAAGTATTAATGCTTTTTGTATTAGCAGGCATATTAGTTTTTCTTTCAGGTTGTAGCGGAGATACCACAAAACCAATTGTCGCCGGTGAGGGAAATTGGTTCGAATGGATACTAGTTACTCCAATTGCGTGGTTAATGGCTTTCTTTGGAAAACTATTTAACAACAGTTTCGCAATGGGGATCATTTTTTCTACTATCATCGTACGTACCATCGCGTGGCCAATTTATGCTAAGAGTAATGACTTATCCATTAAAATGGCTGTAGCTCAACCAGAAATGCAACGCATTCAAGCTAAGTATGCAACACGTAAAGATCCAGAATCTCAACAAAAAATGCAAATGGAGATGATGGGGATTTACAAGAAGTACGGTATTAACTTTATGGGCTGTTTGATGCCATTCCTACAAATGCCATTGTTCTTAGCAATGTATCAAGTAGTTCAAAGAATTTACCTTGGTGGCGGAACTTATGCAGAGAACGTCTCAAATATTAAATTCCTTGGTATGCGTCTAGACGTAGCCGGGAACATGAGCGCAATCTTCGGACAAAAAGGCGACCTTGGCGGATGGATATTGGCAATTATCGTTGCAGTTACTATGTGGTATTTAAACCATTTAGCAACTAAAAAACCAAGTTACGCTAAGAATACTGCATCACACAATCCACAGGCAAGTCAAGCTGAACAAACTCAAAAGATGATGAAGTATATGCAATACTTTATGATCTTCATGATGTTCTCACTATCACTACAACGTAACTCTTTAGCGCTTTACTGGGTTGTAGGGAACATCTATTCAATTATTCAAAATTTAATTAACCGTAAGTTAAACGAAGTTAAGTATGAAAAAATGAAGAATAAGGATTTGGTGGGCTAA
- the jag gene encoding RNA-binding cell elongation regulator Jag/EloR, whose amino-acid sequence MIKKVDIEAKTLKDAELKAVELLKMPLKYIKLNLIKEKKGILGLGASQTYEAVLEFNLALEGKKYLEAIFQSLDIDVKMEFRSLNEGLEIYYQIQSKENALLIGKDGRTLEAIQTLLKTFLHNFTDEKMLVSLDIGQYKQNRKKQLEILATKVAKDVAFSKVQAVLDPMNSYERRIIHTKLAEWRDVYTESEGEGENRKIIIKPRNK is encoded by the coding sequence ATGATCAAAAAAGTAGATATCGAAGCTAAAACACTTAAAGATGCAGAACTTAAAGCTGTTGAATTACTAAAAATGCCTCTAAAATACATCAAGCTAAACTTGATTAAAGAGAAGAAAGGTATTCTTGGATTAGGAGCTTCACAAACGTATGAAGCGGTTCTAGAATTCAATTTAGCTTTAGAAGGTAAGAAGTACTTAGAAGCTATTTTCCAATCATTGGATATTGATGTTAAAATGGAATTCAGAAGCCTTAATGAAGGATTAGAAATCTATTATCAAATCCAAAGTAAAGAAAATGCACTTTTAATCGGTAAAGATGGCAGAACACTTGAAGCCATTCAAACCTTGTTAAAGACCTTCTTACATAACTTTACAGACGAAAAGATGTTGGTATCATTAGACATTGGTCAATATAAGCAAAACCGTAAAAAGCAACTAGAGATCTTAGCAACTAAAGTAGCAAAAGATGTTGCATTCTCTAAAGTACAAGCCGTTTTAGATCCGATGAATTCATATGAACGCCGTATCATCCACACTAAATTAGCAGAGTGGAGAGACGTTTATACTGAGTCTGAGGGCGAAGGCGAAAACAGAAAAATTATCATCAAACCAAGAAATAAATAG
- a CDS encoding DNA recombination protein RmuC — protein sequence MTTLLLWILIGVVTLLVIGVVVLIYLVTHPKTHNHGMILEKQIEMLIKQNSDTLVTLTEKNGDLKEHLSNVVYENNKKISEDMSLFTTKMMENLSTQMDKINAKVEEKLGSGFDQANQTFNKVIERLVRIDEAQKQIEKLSTDVVSLNEILSDKKTRGTFGEIQLKQLFSAIFGDKNDLVYETQKTLSNGTIVDFLLHAPEPLGDICIDSKFPLENYKKMMDNTLSDEARLTATKTFKQDIRKHIDMISSKYIITDQTTDQAIMFIPAEAIFAEINSRHEELILYAQSKRVWLSSPTTLMSTLTIVQVILKDLKRSEFSKLIQQELSKLSIEFERYQERWDKLLKNIKTVNNQAEDVKVTSEKISKRFKAINSVEVIEKNETSEFDTINEPFILE from the coding sequence ATGACAACACTTCTTTTATGGATTCTAATTGGGGTTGTAACACTGTTAGTTATTGGAGTTGTCGTCTTGATCTATTTGGTGACGCATCCAAAAACTCACAATCACGGAATGATTCTTGAAAAACAAATAGAAATGCTCATTAAACAAAACAGCGATACACTTGTGACGTTAACTGAGAAAAATGGCGATTTAAAAGAACATTTATCCAATGTCGTTTATGAAAACAACAAGAAGATAAGTGAAGATATGTCCTTGTTTACAACTAAGATGATGGAGAATCTATCCACTCAAATGGATAAAATCAATGCCAAAGTAGAAGAAAAACTAGGAAGCGGGTTTGATCAAGCTAATCAGACGTTCAATAAAGTCATTGAACGCTTGGTAAGAATTGACGAAGCTCAAAAACAAATAGAGAAGCTTTCAACTGATGTAGTTAGTTTGAATGAGATATTGTCTGATAAGAAAACAAGGGGAACGTTTGGAGAAATTCAACTGAAACAGTTGTTTTCCGCTATCTTCGGAGATAAAAATGATTTAGTCTATGAAACTCAAAAGACATTATCAAATGGGACAATAGTGGATTTTTTACTACACGCCCCTGAACCTCTTGGAGACATTTGTATAGATTCAAAGTTTCCGCTTGAAAACTATAAGAAAATGATGGACAATACCCTCTCTGATGAAGCGCGATTAACCGCAACTAAGACGTTTAAACAGGATATTAGGAAACATATTGATATGATCTCATCCAAATACATTATTACCGATCAGACCACAGATCAAGCCATCATGTTTATTCCTGCAGAAGCGATATTCGCAGAGATTAATAGTAGACATGAAGAATTGATTTTATACGCTCAATCAAAACGTGTTTGGTTGTCATCGCCTACAACATTAATGTCTACATTGACAATTGTTCAAGTCATATTAAAGGATTTGAAACGCTCTGAGTTCTCAAAGCTCATTCAACAAGAGTTATCTAAGTTATCAATCGAGTTCGAACGTTATCAAGAGCGATGGGATAAACTTCTAAAGAATATTAAGACAGTGAATAATCAAGCAGAAGATGTTAAAGTCACTTCTGAGAAGATATCTAAAAGATTTAAGGCCATTAATAGTGTTGAGGTAATTGAAAAGAATGAAACTTCCGAATTTGACACCATTAATGAACCATTTATACTAGAATAA
- the dgs gene encoding processive diacylglycerol alpha-glucosyltransferase: MKVLLFKEMQKMLKVSGIGRAFRQQFKALEMNGVTVTTDRTEKFDLVHFNTVFAESYSFLKHAKRKDIPVVVHAHSTKEDFLNSFNFSKYIKGWFYQKLKNMYSNADLIITPSNYSKSLLLKYGYITCPIKVLSNGIDLDEYKKDESKEAQFRNHFNLASTDKAVIGVGLLFERKGLHDFIEIARMMPNVTFIWFGTLSKAMQTKTIKQAIEKKPDNVIMPGYIAGDIIKGAFTSADALLFPSYEETEGIVVLEAMASNLPIIVRNIGVYDDFTHNKEVLKGNNNQEFKALIEHILNNDMSEMTKNAYESVSQKDLKIIGEKLKGIYQELLEKRLEK, from the coding sequence ATGAAAGTTCTATTATTTAAAGAAATGCAAAAGATGCTCAAAGTGAGTGGAATCGGAAGAGCATTTCGTCAACAATTTAAAGCTTTAGAAATGAATGGTGTTACGGTAACAACCGATCGAACAGAGAAGTTTGACTTGGTTCATTTTAATACTGTTTTTGCCGAGTCTTATAGTTTCTTGAAACATGCGAAACGTAAAGATATACCTGTCGTTGTTCATGCACATTCAACTAAAGAAGATTTTCTAAATTCATTTAATTTTTCTAAATACATTAAAGGGTGGTTCTATCAAAAGCTAAAGAATATGTATTCGAATGCGGATTTGATTATTACGCCATCCAATTACTCCAAATCCTTACTTCTGAAATACGGATACATTACTTGTCCGATCAAAGTATTGAGCAATGGTATAGATTTGGATGAATATAAGAAAGATGAATCAAAAGAAGCCCAATTCAGAAATCACTTTAATCTAGCTAGTACGGATAAAGCTGTGATAGGGGTAGGGTTATTATTTGAGCGTAAAGGATTGCATGACTTCATAGAGATTGCAAGAATGATGCCAAATGTAACTTTTATTTGGTTTGGAACCCTTTCAAAAGCGATGCAAACTAAAACCATCAAACAAGCAATCGAGAAAAAACCAGATAATGTGATCATGCCAGGTTATATCGCGGGAGATATTATAAAAGGCGCGTTTACGAGCGCAGATGCGTTGTTGTTCCCAAGTTATGAGGAAACAGAAGGCATTGTTGTCTTGGAGGCGATGGCATCTAACTTACCAATTATTGTTCGCAACATTGGTGTTTACGATGACTTCACTCATAATAAAGAAGTCTTAAAAGGCAATAACAATCAAGAGTTTAAAGCATTAATCGAGCATATTTTAAATAATGATATGAGCGAAATGACTAAAAATGCTTACGAAAGTGTTTCTCAAAAAGATTTAAAGATCATTGGAGAAAAACTTAAAGGAATATATCAAGAATTATTAGAAAAGAGACTAGAGAAATGA
- the asnS gene encoding asparagine--tRNA ligase yields the protein MNTVKEMDLKKDLLAGQTVAISGWIRTNRAQKEFGFLNINDGTTLQNLQVVYEESLENFSDVQKFRVGSSVEILGTLVLTPEMKQPYEIKATKVTLLGDSLENYPIQPKRHSREFLREVAHLRPRTNLFNAVFRLRSVAAFSIHKFFQEKGFIYFHAPLITGNDGEGAGEMFTVTTLPLDNPPRDEEGNIDYKKDFFAKKTNLTVTGQLEAEAYALAFRNVYTFGPTFRAENSNTQKHASEFWMIEPEMAFTDLEGNMQMAEDMVKYIVTDVLKQMPEEIDFFDQFVEKGLRSKLESLVASKFNRVTHKDAIQILKDSKVKFENKPEFGQDLATEHEKYLTEVHFKSPVFVTNWPKDIKAFYMRLNDDNETVAAVDLLVPGSGELIGGSQREERLDMLIKRMDEMGVPKEDLEWYLDLRRYGGCVHSGYGMGFERLLMYLSGVENIRDVIPFPRTPKHAEF from the coding sequence ATGAACACAGTAAAAGAAATGGATTTAAAAAAAGATTTACTAGCCGGCCAAACAGTGGCCATCAGTGGCTGGATTAGAACGAATAGAGCCCAAAAAGAGTTTGGATTTTTAAATATTAATGATGGTACGACGCTTCAAAACCTTCAAGTGGTTTATGAAGAATCACTAGAAAACTTCTCTGATGTTCAAAAGTTTAGAGTAGGAAGCAGTGTTGAGATTCTAGGGACCCTTGTTTTAACACCAGAAATGAAACAACCTTATGAGATTAAAGCAACCAAAGTTACTCTATTAGGGGATTCTTTGGAAAACTATCCAATCCAACCAAAAAGACACTCAAGAGAGTTTTTAAGAGAAGTAGCGCATTTAAGACCTAGAACCAACTTATTTAACGCAGTATTTAGACTAAGAAGCGTTGCTGCATTCTCAATCCATAAATTCTTCCAAGAAAAAGGATTTATCTATTTTCATGCCCCATTAATTACTGGCAATGATGGTGAAGGTGCTGGTGAAATGTTTACAGTAACAACACTTCCACTGGATAATCCACCTAGAGACGAAGAAGGCAACATCGATTATAAGAAAGACTTCTTTGCGAAAAAGACCAACTTAACAGTGACTGGACAATTAGAAGCTGAAGCTTACGCCTTAGCCTTTAGAAACGTTTATACATTTGGCCCTACATTTAGAGCTGAAAACTCAAATACACAAAAACATGCCTCTGAATTCTGGATGATTGAACCAGAAATGGCATTTACTGATTTAGAAGGCAACATGCAAATGGCTGAAGATATGGTTAAATACATCGTCACAGATGTTTTAAAACAAATGCCAGAAGAAATTGATTTCTTTGATCAATTCGTAGAAAAAGGATTGAGATCAAAACTTGAATCATTAGTAGCTTCTAAGTTTAACCGTGTTACACACAAAGACGCTATTCAAATCTTAAAAGACTCTAAAGTTAAGTTTGAAAACAAACCTGAGTTTGGACAAGACTTAGCAACAGAACATGAAAAATACTTAACTGAAGTTCACTTTAAATCCCCAGTGTTTGTCACAAACTGGCCAAAAGACATTAAAGCATTCTATATGCGTTTAAATGATGATAACGAAACGGTTGCGGCTGTAGACTTATTAGTTCCTGGTAGTGGTGAGTTAATTGGTGGATCTCAAAGAGAAGAACGTTTAGATATGCTAATTAAACGTATGGATGAAATGGGTGTACCAAAAGAAGATTTAGAATGGTACCTAGACTTAAGAAGATACGGCGGCTGTGTACATAGCGGCTATGGCATGGGCTTTGAACGTTTATTAATGTACCTATCAGGTGTGGAAAATATTAGAGACGTTATTCCATTCCCAAGAACCCCTAAACACGCAGAATTCTAG
- a CDS encoding MATE family efflux transporter codes for MQAKGSKELNLRQYIIEGNLLKVILYITYPLAIYSLFNHLYGFIDMMLVAHIGNTEIASVAIFTEIQNMITAFGAGIASGGAVIVARHIGANRIDEAKKNASSVFFLAVYVSFAIILLLVPFAEPFLRLLGTPKDVIDTGLGYFIVQIFTTGFITINSVFIGLEKAKANTKKILKLNIVIMTIKLFLSVIFVYVFELGIVWISVATMIAQGFLTLFAFLILFNKNNAFRINLQGLRLKKEYVLPILKLSLPIFLGKFIFSTGRVIMNAMIAAYGTMAVSAFSIAQKIGGGGATLALVVEEAVPTVISQNMGAGKVERAKKVYPIALTIGVLVGIITVVYAFIFKDAILPLIVNKNSTNEFKTMAIALFNFEVFSKLSSAVISITLSMFYGFRHTKVAMGVNMARLFIFRIPVLWAFMSFTKLNYIAIGYTMFISNTSTAILALVLAVVFYTKLRNNPTQLVNYY; via the coding sequence GTGCAGGCAAAAGGCTCGAAAGAATTAAATTTAAGACAATATATCATTGAAGGTAATCTATTAAAGGTTATTTTGTATATTACATACCCACTCGCAATATATAGTTTGTTTAACCATCTATATGGATTTATAGATATGATGCTGGTTGCACATATCGGAAATACCGAAATTGCGAGCGTGGCTATTTTTACAGAAATTCAAAACATGATCACAGCATTTGGGGCAGGGATTGCTTCAGGTGGTGCCGTGATTGTAGCAAGACATATTGGTGCTAATCGTATCGATGAGGCGAAAAAAAATGCCTCATCGGTATTCTTTTTGGCCGTCTATGTAAGTTTTGCGATTATTCTGTTACTTGTACCCTTTGCAGAGCCATTTCTAAGGCTATTAGGCACCCCTAAAGACGTTATTGATACGGGATTAGGGTATTTCATTGTCCAAATATTTACCACTGGTTTTATCACAATAAATAGCGTATTTATCGGATTGGAAAAAGCTAAGGCAAACACGAAAAAAATACTAAAGCTGAATATTGTCATCATGACGATTAAGTTGTTTTTATCTGTCATATTCGTATATGTATTTGAACTTGGTATTGTGTGGATATCCGTGGCAACGATGATTGCTCAAGGATTCCTTACTCTATTTGCATTTCTAATTCTGTTTAATAAGAATAACGCCTTTAGAATAAATTTACAGGGATTAAGATTAAAGAAAGAGTATGTTTTACCCATATTAAAACTATCCCTTCCTATTTTTCTTGGTAAATTTATATTCTCTACAGGCAGAGTAATCATGAACGCCATGATTGCAGCCTATGGAACAATGGCGGTATCCGCATTCTCAATCGCCCAAAAGATTGGTGGTGGTGGTGCAACACTCGCACTAGTAGTTGAAGAAGCAGTACCAACCGTGATCTCTCAAAACATGGGAGCCGGCAAAGTCGAAAGAGCGAAAAAGGTTTATCCTATCGCATTAACCATTGGTGTCTTAGTTGGCATAATCACAGTTGTTTACGCATTTATATTTAAGGATGCAATTCTACCACTAATTGTTAATAAGAACTCAACAAATGAGTTTAAAACCATGGCGATTGCACTATTTAACTTTGAAGTATTCTCAAAACTTAGTTCTGCGGTCATATCAATTACCCTATCGATGTTCTATGGATTTAGACATACAAAGGTTGCGATGGGAGTAAATATGGCGAGATTGTTTATATTTAGAATCCCAGTATTATGGGCGTTTATGAGTTTCACTAAACTGAACTACATTGCAATTGGATACACCATGTTTATTTCAAACACTTCCACTGCCATATTAGCACTAGTATTAGCCGTAGTCTTTTATACAAAACTCAGAAACAATCCTACTCAATTGGTAAACTATTACTAA